One Jaculus jaculus isolate mJacJac1 chromosome 4, mJacJac1.mat.Y.cur, whole genome shotgun sequence genomic window, TATGATTAGAGGGACAGGTGGTTGCCGGTGAATGTTCCAAGCATGTGCCTTGTGATGGAAATGCAAGGTGCTCTGGAAACCATGTTCCTGATGTACAGGGATGGGCAGGAGGGGCTCCCGCAAAGGTGCTAAGGCCCAACTTGTCTGAGAGATAAAGACCCATGTACCGGGACACAGGATCAAAGTCAGCACAGAAGCAAGACTCCTTAGAGGTCATATAAAACTTGGTTGGATTTTAATCCATAAGAAAAAAGTGGTGGTCTCTAACTGAATTTTGAACTTGGCCAAGAAGATTCTGCCACATGGGAGGTTATTGCCATGATACCTGTGAAAGCAATAATTAATGATAGGATCAGGTAGGGATGAAAGTTTCCAAGGAAGAGGCCTAGGATTTCTGGCTGGTTAGTGGTACCACTCTCTGAAATTGCAAACACTGGAGGTAAATGAGAatttgaagaacaaaaaaaaggggTTAGGAGTATATACTAAGGAGCAGACTTGTTGGGTTATAGGATCCtggttttttaacttttcaaagagTTGCCATGCTGTTGTCTAACATTGATACCATTTTTATATCCCTACCAACCCATCAGGATTTCAGCTTCTCCATATCCTTCTTGCATTTATTGTCATACTAGTGGTTGTAAAGTCatgtggttttgatttgtatttcataATGACTGATGAATTTTTGagcatctgtttttgtttttattttatttttttagtaccAAAggacttttttatgagagagagaattggcgcaccagggcctccagccactgtaatcgaactccagagcACATGTGTGActgcatatgtgtcaccttgtgcgtctggcttacatgggatttagagtacatgggtccttaggctttgcaggcaagtgccttaaccactaagccatctctccagccctatttttattattatttatgttatgcatttatttattttttagttttttgaggtaagatctcactctagcccaggctggcctggaattcactatctcagattgaccttgaatttacagcaatcctcctatctctgccttccaactactgggattaaaggcatgcactaccatgcccacctgttttttattacttttttaaaatagacattttaagtttatttatttgagagaaagagaatgggcacaccagggcctatagccactgcagacaaactttagatgcatgttccaccgtgtgcatctggtttacataggtactagggaatcaaacctaggtccttgggcttagctcgcaagtgccttaaccacgccatctctccagccctgctatttttttttaattgagcatTTTTGCATATAGAATCTTTGAAGAAATGTTTATTGAAGTCTTTTGCACATTTTTGTAATTGAGGTGTTTTTTGTTGACATAAATGCTTTCTGTATTCTGGATAATAGACCTTTATCCAATATATCATCTGCATATATTTtaggctaagattttttttttttcctcctggaaAAGTttttaggagctggggagatagcacagcagttaaaagtgcttgcttgcttgcaaagcccagctggccaggttcagtttccctagtactcatataaagccatatgcacaaagtagcacatgcatctggagttcatttgcagcttgcCCTCACACAcctgtttcctccctccctgcctctctcttcacaaataaaaagtaaaaatatgcttttaaagttgtttctttttttttaagagagaaaaaaaaggaaattgatgcaccagggcctcagccactataattgaattccagatgcttgtgccacctagtacacaTGTGCATCTTGCGCTGGTGTcacctttatgcatttggcttatatgggatctggagagagattgaacatgagtccttaggcttcacaggcaagtgccttaactgctaagccatctctccagggctcttttaaagtttttcactTGAGGTTTCTGTTTATAGTTAGGAATGCAGTTTCTAACATTGCAAGTTTGAGTGCAGAATCATAGATGAATGAGAACTCAAATTCAGATAATAAAGAGGTTTGCCAAATACAAAGTAATGCTTGCTACTCTTACCAGTTCTTCaaaattatgttttttgttttggatattgtttgtttgcttgagacagtctctctatATAGCTCAGCCTGGCTGAGAAcattctatgtagcccaggctagcctcatgcTCAATATCCTCTTGCTTCCACTCCCCTAGTCTGGTATtgcaggtgtataccaccatgcttctttttgaaaacattttaatgtaaaatgttagTTACATAAAGTAATGAATTTACTATAATGGCTAATCTCTGGTTGTCTatatgagggattttctagattagattagttgaggtaGAAGGAACTACCCTAACTGGAagcatcatcccatgggctggattTTGGACTGTATAAAGTGGAGAAAacaggctgggtatggtgacacatacctttagtctcagcactcaggaggcagaggtaggagggtcaatgcaacttcaaggccagcctccgagactacatagtgaattccaagccagcctgggctggtgtgagatcctaccttgagggggaaaaaaagggtaaagctagctgagcattcaACATTCATGGTTCTCTGTAGTTCCCTCCTGTGGTTATGACAATATGAGCTAGCTTCCTGCTTCTGACATGCtatccctaccatgatgaaaattcctctcaaaactataagccaaaataaaccctttccttcactaagttgcttctgattgggtattttgtcatagcaatgagaaaggagCACAAAGTTTTTAAGGATAGCCCATGATGTAACATATCAGTACTTTATTCCTTTTATTGCTAGAAGACTCTGTGTTAAACAGATGTGCCATGTCATTGGGTTTTGATAATTCTGTAGTTTATTTTGGAAACTTTCaatattatttcttcccctttttgacattttcatacatgtatttaaTGTACTTTGATCTTATTTTCTCCCACTTGCCCTCTATTATCCCCCTCCTCCCATTAACACCCTTCTTCCTTATTAAGCCCATATTTCATGCTTATGTTGTAATACATTGAGTTAAGTTAGGACTGTTTACTAGATCATGGGTGAAAGCTTGTTTACTATGGAAGGAGCAACTTACCAGTGTCTACACTACTAATGAACCTGACTCCCTTATCCCAACAACCGTTAAATGAATCAACCTATAATGCCtgcatcaactgatgaatggattatgATGATGTGATACATACataaatggagttttattcagctgtaatgaaaaataatattagaaaattttcaggaaaatggatggaattagaAACATTTTTATCTAGATTTGATAAACAGACTCATACTTTAGTCATTAAAGATTGTTTTATTACAACCTTTTTCATGACCTggcttcattattttttatgctCCACAGAAATTTTCAAAGAATATTTGTGTCTAGATTCTTATATACCTGAATTCATCCTTTTAAGGTAGTTACACAAGACACTGTAGATGTAGTTCAGTTGATAGAGTATTTTCATGGCATGGACAAAGCCTTGGGTTTAGTGCCCAACGCCACAGAAAAACTGAACATGGTGACAAACACAAGTAATGCTAACACTTGGGAAATGAAGCTGaaggagcagaagttcaaggtcatcttcatctacacagcaagtttgaggccaacctggagatacatgagaccctgtctcaggaaaaggaTTACTCAGATGTTCTCCGGTTTTACTGTTTATTAGCTCTTTGGTGTAGAATCTTTGACTATAACTGCTACTTAGTTTAATTCTTATAtttctaatagttttttttttttaattcaaagccAAATATACTGACAGTTCAATATTATACCTTTTCTAGAATACACATCTTTGGACCATCTAGGCCACTAAATGGAAACAGCTTCTGGTAAATACTACCACAATAATAGAAGAAATCTCCAAAAAGGTAAGGGTCTAGGCAAattgtcctttttaaaattacttatttgtttgatagaaaaacaggcagaaagcctgctggcctgggttcagttcccaaaccactcacataagccaattgCATAACATGGTATAAGTCATTTTGcaataacaagaggccctggtatgcctgtgtGGGTGGccacgtgtatacacacacacacacacaaataaattatttttaaggaaggaaaggcttttTTGTGGCTTACAATTTCCAGGGGAAGTGCAGGAAGCCTGTGTTGCATCTTCACATATGAATGGAGGAAGTAGCAAGAGCCAGAACATCCCATGGGGTTGGTCTCAAGACCTGCCCCAAGACCACATTTCCTCAACAAGGCTCTGCCTTTTAAAGGTTCTACACCCTTCCCACACAGGACCACCAGGTGAGGATTAAGTATTGAAGCACATGAGTCCGGGGGTGGGGGCAGTTTGCATCTAAACCACCACAGGTGAGGAGGAATGTGAATTGTAATTGTGCCAAACAGTTCTCCCTCtaatgtttctaatttttttttctttttttctttttcttttttaatttttattaacattttccatgattataaaatatatcccatggtaattccctccctccccacccccacactttcccatttgaaattccatgtttctaatttttaatcctttctaccagcaaggtgacAAGGTTCATTGTGTTTTTAAGTTTGCAAATTCTCTTAGGTGATTTTTGGTGGTGATGGGAAGTCTAAGGCAGGAGCTTTCAGGGAAGGGAAGATGAACTAGAAGAGGTTTCTGTTTCAGGCTTTGAGGAATTACTCATAGTACAGATGCTTCAAAGTAGAAAGTACGCAGGCCTTCTTCTGCTTCTCCTCAAGATATATTTATTACCTGTTGCCTTCCCATAAACCTGAGATTTCTTTCTATGGTATAAtggtagaaaacaaaataagaaatgacacGAATATAAGAAATGAAATGACCAACATTTAAGTGGTGATTTATGCTTATCAGTGGCATATACTATTCCACCTTGTATTCATGAGACATTCAACATGAAAATAAGGgttaaaataaaacagcaagttaagaaacaaataaatgtaagCTTTTGGAATATTAGTATTCATGATCAGTGGTGAAGCATTATAAGATAAAGGAGGTTATCTTAAAGTGACCAGTTTATAAATTGAAGATATCAGGAACTTGAATGAAACAATGTACTTTCAGAGAAAGGCTGATAGAGGGAACATGATAGTGGTTATCCCTCTTTCCTTATAAATCCCAATAAGATTTTTCATGGAGCTCAAAATATTCTACAAATGTATGAACTTACCAATAAGTACATACATTTAATATGTTAATCAAAATTTTATGCAAAATATTTAAGATGAAAGACTTAAAAATAtgaacttaaatattttaatcttggggctggagaggtggctcagtggttaaatgtacttgcttgcaaagcctgtaggcttgtttttaattcccagtactcacataaatccagacacacaaagtggtacatgtgtttgaagttcatttgtagcagcaagaggacctggtgcctcccctctctcccaccaGTTCTCACACTCATCTATTGCAAATAGATGGATATCTTTTAATCTGGAGGATAGAATGTAAAGGAAACTAGAGTAAGAAATTTAACCTActagatgggctagagagaggggttagtagttaaggtgcttgcctgcaaagtcaaaggacctaggttcaattccccaggacccatgtaagccagatgcacaaagtgacacatgtgtctggagttcatttgcagcagcttgaggccctggcatgcccattctctatctacctgttttttctttttctttcggataaataaaaatttttaaatatttttatatgcttaaataaaaaagaaatttaactaataaatataaaaatatcctgATATAACAAAGTAAACAGTATGATATAAAACACAATAGGTTAATGAAACAATAAATAGTAAAAGACCCCTAGAAAATTAAGAAATAGAAGCTAGAATAcctcaaaatataataaaaatactatttaactCAGAAGGAAAATGATAGTTTATTCAGCAAATGGATTGACCTTGTAgttttggggaggcagagagggggcaGGAGTCAGGAGTTCTGGCAGGCTTCTACAGTCCCAGCAAGCTGCTGATGCTGATGGCATGATAAGAGGTTGAAACAGGAGTGATTGCTCAAAACTCCTGCAAGCTCAGCAAAAAACAACAGGCCAGGAATCCCTACCTCAAATGGAGGTGGGCAGGAAAGAAcaaacccaaaagttgtcctctgacctccaccgtgtgtgctctatagcatctgtgtgcccacactcatacacaaacatgcacacacgctcacaaataataaaatacactTTGGTATAACAAAACACTATAAAAAGTTTAAGCTAATTCACTTGTAAGTATAAAAACCAAACAATTAGTTTTCTGAGCACAGGAGAATAACACCTATGAAAATCTCTTACACTTTATCTCTGTATATTCGTGCATTGTGGGGAGATTAGACAAGAGTACCTGTAAGGTCTTTTCTAGTGTTTAGTGTCTGTAATTTTGAtattaacattttattctttttttatcagATAATCCTTCTAATCCTAAGAAAGACAATTTACTAGTCTCTTCTAATGGTTGTAATGGACTCAAATTGACTTTCCCTGATGGTAAATGTGATTCCTTGGCACTGCAGCAAAGAGCTAGTAATAAAGAAATCAGCAATATCGATGAAATGGATTTATTGGAGCCATCTTTTTCAGTAAATCCAGATACTAATAGAGAGAATATTCTCTCTCAATCAAGTGAGTTTGAAGATAGTATtgaatatgattttttgaatGAAACATACTCTATACATTATTCAGAGTCAAAACTCAAGAATGAAGATCATTTACATTCAGAATTACATACTGAAGTACAAAACAGAGAGGAGGCATTTGATACTTTAGAACATCAAGGGAACAAAACTATTGGCTTTGGAAGAACCCACAAGGTTTCAGATACTAGCTATGAAGAAACTGCTGAAGATGCAGCAGAGATTAATGTAGATGAAGACTCACAGCTGGAATATCACAGTGCTGAGCAGGAATATATAAATAACCATTTATCTTTTGACCAAGCCAAAACATTAAGTGTATCTAATCTGCATTGTGTTGAATTGAGTAATTCAGGTTATGAAGATAAATGGGTTAGCGGTCTGGAAGATGATCACGTTCAGTTGGGAAGTGGTTCTGTTATTTCTTTGGATTCACTTAATGAATTCACTTTTGCACAAGAATACTTACCTCCTGTCTCTAAATCTCAAAATTCTGCTATGTTAAAAGAATTCCATGAACCAAAGCATGACAAATGTAAGGAAAAAGAGACTGGTTTAATGTACCATATAGAATTTGATGATACTATACAAAGAAGCAGTTCTCTCTTGGATCCTCAAAAACCACTCAAAGCTAAAACTTgcactgaaaaaaagaaatcccaaacAATTTCAAACAAAGATTTTTGTGGAACTGGGATAGTTGAGGATGAAATACTCCAGCACCTTGACCATTCTAGCATATCACCCCAGGAAAAAGCttctgagacactacctcaagtcAGGAACGATGGCCAGACCTCTATGACCTTTACTTTTGATGACTCACTCAATTCTGCCTGTGGCCATTCACAATATAAAAGCCTGCAAAGCACCCCTAACTCAAGGATTTCAGCCATACAGAGTCAGGCAGTGACAGAGGACAGCTGCCTACAAGTTGTAAATAGTACCACAAATAAAACATGTCCTCAGCCAGTGACTGATGCAGCAAGTTGTACCATCACTGTTAGTCAGACACTGGATGTTGGCACTGATTTTAAGGCTTGTTTCACAACCAGCAGGACAACAAATGAAAAATCCCCTGTTGTATCTACATCAAGCAACACAGAGATAACAATGATGGACAGAAAATGCCTTGATGAATGGCCAAGGGAAAGACAAAGAAGTGTGGCCTGTAATACAGATTGGGCACACCTTCAAGATTGCGTTGACACACTGATGGCAGTACCAGTAGCACCAGGAAGATTGCTGTCAGTTGACAGTGTAAAACCCAGTGGATATTCCCTAGATAAGGTAAAATAAGTAGGATTATATTAAAATTgcaataaatgtataaatttattttattctgtgaCATGCCAATTATAGCTGTGGTTTGGTTCACTGTATTTGATTGGGGCTTTTGTGAGAAAATGATGAATGAGAAAAAAGGTGATTAGACTGTCCTACTCTTTATTCCAATGGCAGCTATGGCCACAAAGTGTTTGAAAGTTTGGATTTATATTCTGCCAGTTTGGAAATCTAGGTATAACATATTTTTGTCATgtgtttataatttaattttaaattatgttttcagGATTCCTTGGAAGTTAGAAAAATGTTTGACACAGACTTAAAGAAACATCCTGAGAGGTAGGTCAGGTAATGAGCTTTCAAATGTATATGTGAAAAACTCAGCATAgtacttgctttctttttaagatttaaatattcaaacttaatttattcagtttttctttaatatatatttttcattgacaacttctatacttacagacaacaaaccatggtatttccctccccacccccactttccccttcataactgttCTGCGACATACCCCTTCCcgctctccattagtctctcttttaatttaatgtcatcatgTCTTTCTCCTATTGCGTGGGTATTGTTAGGCACAGCGAGATCTtggatattgaagccaatttctgtccagacagttgtatgtaagaagtggtacccttcctttggctcttacattccttctgccacctcttccacaatggaccctgatagAGGATGTGAGGTCTTTTAGTGTTGGatattcctccatcccttcttctcagcactgtgttgccttttgggtcatcccagtggtcatcgccatctgaaaaaagaagcttcgctaaccagaagtgaaagtagcattaatatgagtatgaacattaagtactTGCTTTCTTTATAGCATAGTTTAACCATGTAGAATTATAGCTTCAATGGGCTTTAAGAAATTACCTGATTTGGCTACAGAGAGATATGAAAAGAGCAAAAGATGTTGTCAGAGAGATTGTAGTCTCAACAATTCTTCAGACTTAAGGCATCTTTATCTTTTCAGACAAAATCCATATTGATTCAGTTTTCCATTGTTCATTCTTTTGAATCACATGTTGAACAAAACAAAGTAGCACCTTTGGAAAATGTtatatatttgaagaaataaatagTGACATTCACTGAAGTATTTTCATCTTAGTTCATTGTGAGTTTTAATTTGTACTTACTACTAGTAGTTCAAAACACAGTGAGGTtgttagcaataataataataataataataaactaatgaagaaccagaaaataaaagagagaaacaaaaggaaataaaattctcATACTCTgaaatcatgtaatttttttc contains:
- the Rbm44 gene encoding RNA-binding protein 44; the encoded protein is METASGKYYHNNRRNLQKDNPSNPKKDNLLVSSNGCNGLKLTFPDGKCDSLALQQRASNKEISNIDEMDLLEPSFSVNPDTNRENILSQSSEFEDSIEYDFLNETYSIHYSESKLKNEDHLHSELHTEVQNREEAFDTLEHQGNKTIGFGRTHKVSDTSYEETAEDAAEINVDEDSQLEYHSAEQEYINNHLSFDQAKTLSVSNLHCVELSNSGYEDKWVSGLEDDHVQLGSGSVISLDSLNEFTFAQEYLPPVSKSQNSAMLKEFHEPKHDKCKEKETGLMYHIEFDDTIQRSSSLLDPQKPLKAKTCTEKKKSQTISNKDFCGTGIVEDEILQHLDHSSISPQEKASETLPQVRNDGQTSMTFTFDDSLNSACGHSQYKSLQSTPNSRISAIQSQAVTEDSCLQVVNSTTNKTCPQPVTDAASCTITVSQTLDVGTDFKACFTTSRTTNEKSPVVSTSSNTEITMMDRKCLDEWPRERQRSVACNTDWAHLQDCVDTLMAVPVAPGRLLSVDSVKPSGYSLDKDSLEVRKMFDTDLKKHPERELQFSEAMEKNLASECCQRTMHRAIKAETHLLNVYYQTCRRHCYHIYKLVMQNRTALNRNLPNNFAKKELGSALLSVLEDLKVRYMDLKERIHKGIPLEELPPLSIESKILSVFSAFASRLMKEDILIGHPKQDKSPKEDGFKNYDTNVNFSQLKLNDEEFRNRCEVSEDWCDAAENLMGSDISGAKEDQIEPDAWNLNCLLEKKHVELFQGDKGFLLHVGDLCSSVSEADLRYHFQKYQVSEISIYNSSTDYRYASLAFTKNSDAKRAAKEMNGTEINGKSVNVRLVKNPAEHTQDRVHLEKSSKEVSPASAVSRLPQTRPRWLESEQDSESSCMDHKGIKKNCKQVQSHLLPKTSAQLIPPDTLNLRSFTKIMKRLTELHPEVNRDQIIDALQEVRTNHKGFLNGLSIGTIVEMTSSFLKNGASH